The genomic segment CGTTTTCGGCTTTTTGCAGGGCAATCTGTTTTACTTCGTCCATATCAATCAGTTTGGACGATTCTTCTTCCATCAAGATCCGGCGTGCTTCGGCAATGGCTATTTTGCGTTTGCGGCTCTTTTTAGGCATCATGTTGCCTATCATTTCCTGCAAATTCATCATGGAGACTTCATCAATAGCGCCGCCGATGATGCTCATGCCGCCTGTGTTGTTTTCTACTTCAATTTCTATTTTGCGGTCTTCCAGTTCGCCGTTGCGCAGTTTTTCGCGGAATCGCTCGCGGGTGCGCTCGTTGAGTTCCACGTCCGAATCGCTGACCTGAAAGCCTATTGTTCCTTCGGGCTGGCTGCGTTTTGACTTTACGGGCGGAATCAGCGCATCCAAAATGATTTCTTCCACCGCTTCGGCTGCTTTTTCCTGTACTTCGGCGCGCTTCTGCATCTTCACCATATTTACGGCTTGCTCAGCCAAATCGCGCACCATGCTTTCCACGTCGCGGCCTACATAGCCCACTTCGGTAAACTTGGAGGCTTCTACTTTCACAAAAGGTGCATCGGCAAGTTTGGCCAAACGGCGGGCAATTTCGGTTTTACCCACGCCCGTGGCGCCAATCATTAGAATATTGTTGGGTACAATTTCGCGCTTCATATCGCCGGGGGCGTTCATGCGCCGCCAGCGGTTGCGCAGGGCTATGGCTACGTTGCGCTTGGCCTCGTGCTGCCCGATGATGTATTTATCTAATTCGGCAACGATTTGCTTCGGGGTCAGGTATTCGGGTTGTTCAAGCATTGACTATCGGCTTTAACTATGGACAAAAATACAATAAAAAAGCCATCCTGAAATGGGACGGCTTTTTTGCTTTGCATGTATGCCCAACCGGCGGCAAGGGCTTACATGAGGATACACTTATTATCTTTCAGGTCTTGTTCAACGTTTTTGAACTTGGTTTCTACCACCCGACCGTCCATATAGCGCACGGTTACTTTATCGTTGCGCCCCGGCAGTTTTTGTGAGATAACCGGCTTGGTAACTTCCACGTTTTGGCGGTTGGTCGTACTGTAAGCAGTCTTGTTATCGCTGCGGGTGCTTACGGTTTCGGTTTGCGGCTTATTGGCCGAAAGTTTAGCCTGCTGCTGCCGTTGGCGATTCATGGCTGCCATGGCTTCCGCATTCTGCACGGCATTCTGTCCC from the Rhodoflexus caldus genome contains:
- the hslU gene encoding ATP-dependent protease ATPase subunit HslU, whose protein sequence is MLEQPEYLTPKQIVAELDKYIIGQHEAKRNVAIALRNRWRRMNAPGDMKREIVPNNILMIGATGVGKTEIARRLAKLADAPFVKVEASKFTEVGYVGRDVESMVRDLAEQAVNMVKMQKRAEVQEKAAEAVEEIILDALIPPVKSKRSQPEGTIGFQVSDSDVELNERTRERFREKLRNGELEDRKIEIEVENNTGGMSIIGGAIDEVSMMNLQEMIGNMMPKKSRKRKIAIAEARRILMEEESSKLIDMDEVKQIALQKAENVGIIFIDEIDKIASSSGKSGGPDVSREGVQRDLLPIVEGSAVNTKYGIINTDHILFIAAGAFHVSKPSDLIPELQGRFPIRVELQSLSQADFYQILKTPKNALTKQYQALLAAEDVELSFTDDALEAIAEVAFAINSEVENIGARRLHTVMSHLLNEFLFEVPDTIPPNSKLVVNREMVQQRLSSLVQNRDLSRYIL